A section of the Mycolicibacterium anyangense genome encodes:
- a CDS encoding type IV toxin-antitoxin system AbiEi family antitoxin, translated as MTEIFLGREALGDGVSRHDLRRWYRQLFRGVYVPKYAEPSLGDRARGAWLYTDRTGVIAGSAASALHGAQWIRDDEPIEVLVAERRRQAGLVIRMDRLADDEVTEVGGLPVTTPARTAFELGRYQKRADALGRLDALMRAAPFAAVDVEQIMRRYGPVRGVRQLRELLPLVDPGAASPKESWLRLLLIDGGLPIPETQIPVMEGGVPVAYLDMGYRDIKLAFEYDGDQHRSDRRQYVKDLRRLPMVERRGWEVIRVIAEDRPAEILLRAREAYVRRGGAEIDEMARSTRTFAA; from the coding sequence ATGACTGAAATATTTCTCGGTAGGGAAGCGCTGGGCGATGGCGTTTCACGACACGATCTACGCCGTTGGTATCGGCAGCTGTTCCGCGGCGTGTACGTGCCGAAATATGCAGAGCCAAGCCTGGGAGACCGGGCACGCGGCGCATGGCTGTATACCGACCGAACTGGCGTCATCGCCGGTTCGGCAGCGTCGGCTTTGCACGGTGCACAGTGGATTCGTGATGACGAGCCGATCGAAGTTCTGGTAGCGGAACGACGTCGGCAGGCTGGGTTGGTCATTCGGATGGATCGATTGGCCGACGACGAAGTCACCGAAGTGGGCGGCTTGCCGGTGACCACGCCGGCGCGTACCGCATTTGAGCTTGGGCGATACCAGAAGCGCGCGGACGCTCTAGGACGACTGGATGCGCTTATGCGTGCTGCCCCGTTCGCCGCCGTTGATGTCGAGCAGATCATGCGCCGGTATGGCCCGGTCCGGGGTGTGCGTCAACTCCGTGAGCTCTTGCCACTCGTCGACCCGGGGGCCGCATCGCCCAAGGAAAGCTGGCTCAGACTGCTATTGATCGACGGTGGACTGCCGATTCCTGAGACACAGATCCCGGTGATGGAGGGCGGCGTGCCGGTGGCCTATCTGGATATGGGCTACCGCGACATCAAGCTTGCGTTCGAGTACGACGGAGACCAACATCGCAGTGATCGCCGCCAGTACGTCAAGGATCTTCGGCGTCTGCCCATGGTGGAGAGACGCGGCTGGGAGGTCATCCGCGTGATTGCGGAGGACCGGCCCGCCGAGATCCTGTTGCGGGCGCGCGAGGCTTACGTGCGTCGGGGTGGTGCCGAGATCGACGAAATGGCGCGATCTACTCGAACTTTCGCTGCGTAA
- the recR gene encoding recombination mediator RecR: MFEGPVQDLIDELGKLPGIGPKSAQRIAFHLLSVEPPDIDRLTAVLARVRDGVQFCEVCGNVSDAQRCRICSDARRDGTQVCVVEEPKDVQAVERTREFRGRYHVLGGALDPLSGIGPDQLRIRQLLNRIGERVDGVDITEVIIATDPNTEGEATATYLVRILRDIPGLTVTRIASGLPMGGDLEFADELTLGRALVGRRAMV, from the coding sequence GTGTTCGAAGGCCCCGTCCAGGATCTGATCGACGAGCTCGGCAAGCTGCCGGGTATCGGGCCCAAGAGTGCCCAGCGCATCGCGTTCCATCTGCTGTCGGTGGAACCGCCGGACATCGACCGGCTGACCGCGGTTCTGGCGCGGGTGCGCGACGGGGTGCAGTTCTGCGAGGTGTGCGGCAACGTGTCCGACGCGCAGCGCTGTCGGATCTGCAGCGACGCCCGGCGTGACGGTACGCAGGTGTGCGTGGTCGAGGAGCCCAAGGACGTGCAGGCCGTCGAGCGGACGCGCGAGTTTCGCGGTCGCTACCACGTCCTGGGTGGGGCGCTGGATCCGCTGTCCGGGATCGGGCCGGATCAGCTGCGAATTCGTCAGCTGCTCAACAGAATTGGTGAACGGGTCGATGGGGTGGACATCACCGAGGTGATCATCGCGACCGATCCGAACACCGAAGGTGAAGCCACCGCAACGTATTTGGTGCGGATCCTGCGCGACATCCCGGGGCTGACCGTCACCAGGATTGCTTCGGGCCTGCCGATGGGCGGTGACCTGGAGTTCGCCGACGAGCTGACGCTGGGCCGAGCCCTGGTCGGCCGCCGCGCCATGGTCTAG
- a CDS encoding class I SAM-dependent methyltransferase: protein MTTFRDNPAEAAGKLSLAEILEMFTAGGELPLKFSAYDGSSAGPKDAELGLDLLTPRGTTYLATAPGDLGLARAYVAGDLATQGVHPGDPYELLKALAQKLDFKRPPARMLVDIVRSIGIERLKPIAPPPQEALPRWRRMAEGLRHSKKRDADAIHHHYDVSNTFYEWVLGPSMTYTCACYPNAEATLEEAQDNKYRLVFEKLNLKPGDRLLDVGCGWGSMVRHAARNGVRAIGVTLSREQAAWAQKAIADEGLADLAEVRHMDYRDVLESGFDAVSSIGLTEHIGVANYPAYFAFLKSKLRTGGLLLNHCITRPDNRTGPSAGGFIDRYVFPDGELTGSGRIITEIQDIGLEVVHEENLRHHYAMTLRDWCRNLVEHWDEAVAEVGLPVAKVWGLYMAGSRLGFETNVVQLHQVLAVKLDPKGGDGGLPLRPWWNA from the coding sequence ATGACCACGTTCCGCGACAACCCTGCTGAGGCTGCCGGCAAGCTCAGCCTTGCCGAGATCCTCGAGATGTTCACCGCCGGTGGCGAGCTTCCGCTGAAGTTCAGCGCCTACGACGGCAGCAGCGCTGGCCCCAAGGATGCCGAACTGGGCCTGGATCTGCTCACCCCGCGCGGCACCACGTATCTCGCCACCGCGCCCGGCGACCTGGGTCTGGCCCGCGCCTATGTGGCGGGTGATCTGGCCACCCAGGGTGTGCACCCGGGCGACCCCTACGAACTGCTCAAGGCGCTGGCCCAGAAGCTGGATTTCAAGCGGCCGCCGGCCCGCATGCTCGTCGACATCGTGCGATCCATCGGCATCGAGCGGCTCAAGCCGATCGCCCCGCCGCCCCAGGAGGCGTTGCCGCGCTGGCGGCGGATGGCCGAGGGTCTGCGGCACAGCAAGAAGCGCGACGCCGACGCCATCCACCACCACTACGACGTGTCGAACACGTTCTACGAGTGGGTGCTCGGACCGTCGATGACCTACACCTGCGCCTGCTATCCGAACGCGGAGGCGACGCTGGAAGAGGCCCAGGACAACAAGTACCGCCTGGTCTTCGAGAAGCTGAATCTCAAGCCGGGTGACCGGCTGCTCGACGTGGGGTGCGGCTGGGGCAGCATGGTGCGCCACGCCGCCCGCAACGGTGTGCGGGCGATCGGTGTGACGCTCTCCCGGGAGCAGGCGGCGTGGGCGCAGAAGGCGATCGCCGACGAGGGCCTGGCCGATCTGGCCGAGGTGCGCCACATGGATTACCGCGACGTACTGGAGAGCGGTTTCGACGCGGTGTCCTCGATCGGGCTCACCGAGCACATCGGGGTGGCCAACTACCCGGCCTACTTCGCTTTCCTGAAGTCCAAGCTGCGCACCGGCGGCCTGCTGCTCAACCACTGCATCACCCGGCCGGACAATCGGACCGGCCCCAGCGCCGGCGGGTTCATCGACCGCTACGTGTTCCCCGACGGGGAGCTCACCGGTTCGGGACGCATCATCACCGAGATACAGGACATCGGTCTCGAGGTGGTCCACGAGGAGAATCTGCGCCACCACTACGCGATGACGTTGCGGGACTGGTGCCGCAACCTCGTCGAGCATTGGGACGAGGCTGTCGCCGAGGTGGGCCTGCCCGTCGCCAAGGTGTGGGGTCTCTACATGGCCGGCTCGCGGCTGGGCTTCGAAACCAATGTGGTTCAGCTGCACCAGGTTCTGGCGGTCAAGCTCGATCCCAAGGGCGGCGACGGCGGGCTGCCGCTGCGCCCGTGGTGGAACGCCTAG
- a CDS encoding type 1 glutamine amidotransferase, protein MSAVQIGLVLPDVMGTYGDGGNAVVLRQRLRLRGIAAEIVEITLAEPVPDSLDLYTLGGAEDYAQRLATKHLLTHQGLQRAVSRGAPVLAICAAIQVLGHWYETSAGERVEGVGLLDVTTSPQSARTIGEVVANPLVEGLSQPLTGFENHRGGTVLGPDARPLAAVVKGAGNRDGDGYDGAVQGSVVATYLHGPCLARNPELADLLLSRVVGPLEPLNLPEVDELRRERLAAPRRM, encoded by the coding sequence ATGAGCGCCGTGCAGATCGGGCTGGTGCTGCCCGATGTGATGGGCACCTACGGCGACGGTGGTAATGCCGTGGTGCTGCGGCAGCGGCTTCGGCTGCGCGGCATTGCGGCCGAGATCGTGGAGATCACGCTGGCCGAACCGGTGCCCGACTCGTTGGACCTCTACACCCTCGGCGGTGCGGAGGACTACGCACAGCGGCTGGCCACCAAACATCTTCTGACACATCAGGGTTTACAGCGTGCGGTATCGCGCGGGGCGCCGGTGCTGGCGATCTGCGCGGCGATCCAGGTGCTGGGGCACTGGTATGAGACCTCGGCCGGTGAGCGGGTCGAGGGCGTGGGACTGTTGGATGTGACCACCTCACCCCAATCGGCCCGCACGATCGGCGAGGTAGTGGCCAACCCGTTGGTGGAGGGGTTGTCGCAGCCGTTGACCGGGTTCGAGAATCACCGCGGCGGAACCGTTTTGGGGCCTGATGCACGTCCGTTGGCCGCGGTGGTCAAGGGTGCGGGGAATCGCGATGGTGACGGCTACGACGGGGCGGTGCAGGGCAGCGTTGTAGCGACGTATCTGCACGGGCCGTGCCTGGCGCGCAATCCGGAGCTGGCCGACCTGCTGCTGTCGCGGGTGGTCGGGCCGCTGGAACCGCTGAACCTGCCCGAGGTTGACGAGCTTCGCCGCGAACGTCTGGCCGCCCCCCGCCGGATGTGA
- a CDS encoding Rv3717 family N-acetylmuramoyl-L-alanine amidase: MSASRRVATAACAGLLIAAYPLASPITHAAPANIAGMIVFLDPGHNGANDASLTKQVPTGRGGTKDCQTTGTNTDDGFPEHTFNWDTVLLIRQELTQLGVRTAMSRGNDDQVAACVDERAAMANSFAPNAIVSIHADGGPPTGRGFHVLYSSPPLNQAQAGPSVQFARVMRDTLAASGLTPSTYIGTDGLNPRADIAGLNLAQYPSILIELGNMKNPADSALMESPEGRQKYASAVVQGIAAFLATQPPRTS, from the coding sequence ATGTCCGCTTCAAGGCGTGTCGCCACCGCAGCTTGCGCCGGCCTGTTGATCGCGGCATACCCTCTGGCAAGCCCGATCACCCATGCCGCGCCCGCCAACATCGCGGGCATGATCGTGTTCCTCGACCCCGGCCACAACGGCGCCAACGACGCCTCGCTGACCAAGCAGGTCCCGACCGGCCGCGGCGGCACCAAGGACTGCCAGACCACGGGCACCAACACCGACGACGGCTTCCCCGAACACACCTTCAACTGGGACACCGTGCTGCTCATCCGCCAGGAGCTGACCCAGCTCGGCGTGCGCACGGCGATGTCGCGGGGTAACGACGACCAGGTGGCCGCGTGTGTGGACGAACGTGCCGCGATGGCCAACTCGTTCGCCCCCAACGCGATCGTGTCGATCCACGCCGACGGCGGACCGCCCACCGGCCGCGGCTTCCACGTGCTGTACTCCAGCCCGCCGCTGAACCAGGCACAGGCCGGACCATCCGTGCAGTTCGCCCGGGTCATGCGCGACACCCTGGCCGCCTCGGGCCTGACACCGTCGACCTACATCGGCACCGACGGGCTCAACCCGCGCGCCGACATCGCCGGCCTGAACCTGGCCCAGTACCCGTCGATCCTCATCGAGCTGGGCAACATGAAGAACCCGGCGGACTCGGCACTGATGGAAAGCCCGGAAGGCCGGCAGAAGTACGCCTCCGCCGTCGTGCAGGGCATCGCGGCGTTCCTGGCCACCCAGCCGCCGCGCACCAGCTGA
- a CDS encoding SRPBCC family protein encodes MGQVSAASTILIDAEPATVLDAIADYQGVRPKILSSQYSDYQVLQGGHGQGTVAKWKLQATKSRVREVQAAVDVAGHTVIEKDANSSMVTNWTVAPAGPGSTVTVKTTWTGAGGVKGFFEKTFAPLGLRRIQDEVLANLKKTVETA; translated from the coding sequence ATGGGACAGGTCAGCGCCGCCAGCACGATCCTGATCGACGCCGAACCCGCCACTGTTCTCGACGCGATCGCCGACTACCAGGGCGTGCGTCCGAAGATCCTGTCGTCGCAGTACAGCGACTATCAGGTGCTTCAGGGCGGCCATGGCCAGGGCACGGTGGCCAAGTGGAAGCTGCAGGCCACCAAGTCGCGGGTCCGCGAGGTCCAGGCAGCGGTCGACGTGGCCGGTCACACCGTCATCGAGAAGGACGCCAACTCCTCGATGGTGACCAACTGGACCGTCGCGCCGGCCGGGCCGGGCTCCACCGTCACCGTCAAGACCACCTGGACCGGCGCGGGTGGCGTCAAGGGCTTCTTCGAGAAGACGTTCGCGCCGTTGGGCCTGCGCCGCATCCAGGACGAGGTGCTGGCCAACCTGAAGAAGACCGTCGAAACGGCTTAG
- a CDS encoding Mur ligase family protein translates to MPRPTMTLRGRTALAAGAAARWASRVTGRGAGAMIGGLVAMTLDKSILGQLGTGRRTVVVTGTNGKSTTTRMTAAALGTLGSAEPRSRRHQTVATNAEGANMDAGLIAALAGTPDAALAALEVDEMHVPHVCDAVQPSVIVLLNLSRDQLDRVGEINHIERTLRAGLARHPDAVVVANCDDVLVASAAYDCPNVVWVAAGAGWANDSVSCPRSGEVIVRDGVDWYSTGTDFKRPSPQWTFDEVNLYGPDGLEIPMRLSLPGRVNRGNAAQAVAAAVALGADPAAAVAAVSTVDEVAGRYQTVPMGEHTARILLAKNPAGWQEALSMVDTSADGVVISVNGQVPDGEDLSWLWDVNFEHFEGVPVVAAGERGTDLAVRLGYASVPHTLVHNTIDAITSCPKGHVEVVANYTAFLALTRAVGRMRS, encoded by the coding sequence ATGCCCAGGCCGACGATGACTCTCCGGGGGCGCACCGCGCTTGCCGCCGGCGCCGCCGCGCGCTGGGCCTCGCGGGTCACCGGCCGCGGGGCAGGCGCCATGATCGGCGGCCTGGTGGCGATGACCCTGGACAAGTCGATCCTGGGCCAGTTGGGCACCGGACGTCGCACCGTCGTCGTCACCGGCACGAACGGCAAGTCCACCACCACCCGGATGACGGCGGCCGCGCTGGGAACGCTGGGATCCGCGGAGCCGCGGAGCCGGCGACATCAGACTGTCGCGACCAATGCCGAGGGCGCCAACATGGACGCCGGGCTGATCGCAGCCCTGGCTGGTACCCCCGACGCGGCGCTGGCCGCCCTGGAAGTCGACGAGATGCACGTACCGCACGTCTGCGACGCCGTGCAGCCGTCGGTGATCGTGCTGCTGAATCTCTCGCGCGACCAGCTGGACCGGGTCGGCGAGATCAACCACATCGAGCGGACCCTGCGCGCGGGGCTGGCCCGGCACCCCGACGCCGTCGTCGTCGCCAACTGTGACGACGTGCTGGTGGCCTCTGCCGCCTACGACTGCCCGAACGTGGTGTGGGTGGCGGCCGGCGCCGGCTGGGCCAACGACTCGGTGAGCTGTCCGCGCAGCGGCGAAGTGATCGTCCGCGACGGGGTGGACTGGTACTCCACCGGTACCGATTTCAAGCGCCCGTCACCGCAGTGGACATTCGACGAGGTGAACCTCTACGGGCCGGACGGTCTCGAGATTCCGATGCGGTTGTCACTGCCGGGCCGGGTGAACCGGGGTAATGCCGCGCAGGCGGTCGCGGCAGCCGTCGCACTCGGCGCCGACCCGGCCGCCGCGGTGGCCGCGGTGTCGACGGTGGACGAGGTCGCCGGGCGCTACCAGACCGTACCCATGGGTGAGCACACGGCGCGAATCCTGTTGGCCAAGAACCCCGCCGGCTGGCAGGAAGCACTGTCGATGGTGGACACCAGCGCCGACGGCGTGGTGATCTCGGTCAACGGGCAGGTGCCCGACGGGGAAGACCTGTCCTGGCTCTGGGACGTCAACTTCGAGCATTTCGAAGGCGTGCCGGTGGTCGCCGCCGGCGAGCGCGGCACCGACCTCGCGGTGCGGCTTGGCTATGCCTCGGTGCCGCATACGTTGGTGCACAACACGATTGACGCGATCACGTCCTGCCCCAAGGGGCATGTCGAGGTGGTGGCGAACTACACGGCGTTCCTTGCGCTGACCCGCGCAGTGGGAAGGATGCGATCCTGA
- a CDS encoding YbaB/EbfC family nucleoid-associated protein — protein sequence MPGLQAALEQAQQLQQKLMEAQEALAASEVQGQAGGGLVQVTMKGSGQVVGVRIDPKVVDPSDVETLQDLVVGAIADASRQFTILAQTHLGPLANQTPPGIPGAGGLGTPGIPTV from the coding sequence ATGCCCGGTCTGCAGGCCGCGCTGGAGCAGGCCCAGCAGTTGCAGCAGAAGCTGATGGAAGCCCAGGAGGCGCTGGCCGCCTCCGAGGTGCAGGGTCAGGCCGGCGGCGGGCTGGTGCAGGTGACGATGAAGGGCAGCGGACAGGTGGTCGGGGTGCGCATCGACCCCAAGGTCGTCGACCCCTCCGATGTCGAGACGCTGCAGGACCTGGTCGTCGGTGCCATCGCCGACGCGTCCCGGCAGTTCACGATCCTGGCCCAGACGCATCTGGGACCGCTGGCCAACCAGACTCCGCCCGGTATTCCAGGTGCCGGTGGTCTCGGTACGCCCGGGATCCCGACGGTCTGA
- a CDS encoding heme-binding protein: MPRTLLTRRLTAATFGALTLTMVGAMPLASADPDAPPPPPNCTAADLEGVRTGVQAATSVYLFTHPDVNAFFTSLGGLPRAQVLAKVKAYMAANPDVKADIAGIRQPLQDIKNRCGDQGAPNPV, encoded by the coding sequence ACCCGGCGACTGACGGCAGCGACGTTCGGCGCGCTGACCCTGACGATGGTGGGTGCCATGCCACTGGCGTCGGCTGATCCTGACGCGCCGCCGCCCCCACCCAACTGCACGGCCGCCGACCTGGAAGGGGTGCGCACCGGGGTGCAGGCCGCCACGTCGGTGTACCTGTTCACCCACCCTGACGTGAACGCCTTCTTCACCAGCCTGGGTGGTCTGCCGCGCGCTCAGGTGCTGGCCAAGGTGAAGGCCTATATGGCCGCGAACCCCGACGTGAAGGCCGACATCGCCGGAATCCGGCAGCCGTTGCAGGACATCAAGAACCGCTGCGGGGACCAGGGCGCGCCCAACCCGGTGTAG
- a CDS encoding DEDDh family exonuclease, whose product MSHTWGRPASEPGEGWVVVDVETTGFRPGHARVISLAALALDPEGRVEHSVVSLLNPGVDPGPTHIHGLTAEMLEDQPTFGDIAADVVDLLHGRTLVAHNVAFDYAFLTAEAEMADTALPIDTVMCTVELARRLDLGLENLRLETLARHWEVAQTRAHDAFDDALVLSRVLTPALQRARDRGVWLPVRPASRRRWPNGRVTHEELRPLKMLASRMPCPYLNPGRYDGRRLVQGMRVALSAEVERTHEELVERILHAGLAYADAVDPETSLVICNAAEPEQGKGYQARELGVPTVSDKEFMDSVAEVANGTGIDEFEQSVDQGQQFALF is encoded by the coding sequence GTGAGCCACACCTGGGGCAGACCAGCCTCCGAGCCGGGGGAGGGCTGGGTCGTCGTTGACGTCGAGACCACCGGCTTTCGCCCAGGTCATGCCCGGGTGATCAGCCTCGCCGCCCTCGCCCTGGACCCCGAGGGACGCGTCGAACATTCCGTCGTCAGCCTGCTCAATCCGGGAGTCGACCCCGGCCCTACCCACATCCACGGCCTGACTGCCGAGATGCTGGAAGATCAGCCGACCTTCGGCGATATCGCCGCTGACGTCGTCGACCTGCTGCACGGCCGCACCCTGGTCGCCCACAACGTCGCCTTCGACTACGCGTTCCTGACTGCCGAGGCCGAGATGGCCGACACCGCGCTGCCGATCGACACCGTCATGTGCACCGTCGAACTGGCCCGCCGCCTGGATCTGGGCCTGGAGAACCTGCGCCTGGAGACCCTGGCCCGGCACTGGGAGGTCGCCCAGACCCGCGCCCACGACGCGTTCGACGACGCACTGGTGCTCTCCCGGGTGCTCACCCCGGCGCTGCAGCGGGCCCGGGACCGTGGCGTCTGGCTGCCGGTGCGCCCGGCCAGCCGCCGGCGCTGGCCCAACGGCCGCGTCACCCACGAAGAGCTGCGCCCGCTGAAGATGCTGGCCTCCCGCATGCCGTGCCCGTACCTCAACCCCGGCCGCTACGACGGTCGCCGGCTGGTGCAAGGCATGCGGGTGGCGCTGTCGGCCGAGGTCGAGCGCACCCATGAGGAGCTCGTCGAGCGCATCCTGCATGCCGGCCTGGCCTATGCCGACGCGGTGGACCCCGAGACGTCGCTGGTGATCTGCAACGCCGCCGAGCCCGAGCAGGGCAAGGGGTATCAGGCCCGCGAACTCGGTGTGCCAACCGTCTCCGACAAGGAGTTCATGGACTCCGTCGCCGAGGTGGCCAACGGCACCGGGATCGACGAGTTCGAGCAGTCGGTGGACCAGGGTCAGCAGTTCGCCCTGTTCTGA
- a CDS encoding FAD-binding oxidoreductase: MSVDAALTAHRRGVERLLASYRAIPTTASVRLAKPTSNLFRARATRTAPGLDTSGLTGVIAVDAENKTADVAGMCTYEDLVAATLPYGLSPLVVPQLKTITLGGAVTGLGIESASFRNGLPHESVLEMDILTGSGEVITASRDQHADLFRAFPNSYGTLGYSVRLRIELETVKPFVALEHLRFHAVADLVAEMDRIIETGGYDGRPVDYLDGVVFSAEESYLCLGVQTTAPGPVSDYTGHDIYYRSIQHDDGVKDDQLTIHDYLWRWDTDWFWCSRAFGAQDPKLRRLWPRRYRRSSVYWKLIGYDQKFGIADRIEARHGRPPRERVVQDVEVPIENTETFVSWFLDTVPIEPIWLCPLRLRDPDGWPLYPLRADHTYVNIGFWSSVPADPHHEGHTNRVIEQKISDLHGHKSLYSDSFYGREEFDELYGGETYKTVKKIYDPDSRLLDLYAKAVQRQ, from the coding sequence GTGTCTGTTGACGCGGCACTGACAGCTCACCGGCGGGGAGTAGAGCGACTCCTCGCCAGCTACCGCGCCATCCCGACCACGGCGTCGGTGCGGCTGGCCAAGCCGACATCCAACCTGTTCCGGGCCCGCGCCACACGCACCGCCCCGGGCCTGGACACCTCCGGACTGACCGGGGTCATCGCCGTCGACGCCGAGAACAAGACCGCCGACGTCGCCGGCATGTGCACGTATGAGGACCTGGTCGCCGCGACGCTGCCCTACGGACTGTCACCCCTGGTGGTCCCCCAGCTCAAGACGATCACCCTCGGCGGGGCCGTCACCGGGTTGGGCATCGAGTCGGCGTCCTTCCGCAACGGCCTGCCACACGAGTCGGTGTTGGAGATGGACATCCTCACCGGATCTGGCGAGGTGATCACCGCCAGCCGCGACCAGCATGCAGACCTGTTCCGCGCCTTCCCGAATTCCTATGGCACCCTTGGCTATTCGGTTCGGCTGCGGATCGAGCTGGAGACCGTCAAACCGTTCGTCGCGCTCGAGCACCTGCGGTTCCACGCCGTGGCCGACCTGGTGGCCGAGATGGACCGCATCATCGAGACCGGTGGGTATGACGGCCGGCCGGTCGACTACCTCGACGGGGTGGTGTTCAGCGCCGAGGAAAGCTACCTGTGCCTGGGTGTGCAGACCACGGCACCCGGCCCGGTCAGCGACTACACCGGGCACGACATCTACTACCGGTCGATCCAGCACGATGACGGCGTCAAAGACGACCAGCTGACCATCCACGACTACCTGTGGCGCTGGGACACCGACTGGTTCTGGTGCTCACGGGCATTCGGCGCGCAGGACCCGAAGCTGCGCCGGCTGTGGCCGCGCCGGTACCGCCGCAGCAGCGTCTACTGGAAGCTGATCGGCTACGACCAGAAGTTCGGCATCGCCGACCGCATCGAGGCCCGGCACGGCCGCCCACCGCGGGAGCGGGTGGTCCAGGACGTCGAGGTGCCGATCGAGAACACCGAGACGTTCGTCTCCTGGTTCCTCGACACCGTGCCGATCGAACCGATCTGGTTGTGCCCGCTGCGTCTTCGCGATCCCGACGGCTGGCCGCTGTACCCGCTGCGCGCCGACCACACCTACGTCAACATCGGGTTCTGGTCGTCGGTACCGGCCGATCCCCACCATGAGGGACACACCAATCGGGTCATCGAGCAGAAAATCAGTGACCTGCACGGCCACAAGTCGCTGTACTCGGATTCGTTCTACGGCCGCGAGGAGTTTGACGAGCTCTACGGCGGAGAAACCTACAAGACCGTCAAGAAGATCTACGACCCCGATTCGCGTCTGCTGGACCTGTACGCAAAGGCGGTGCAACGACAATGA